A window of the Juglans microcarpa x Juglans regia isolate MS1-56 chromosome 5D, Jm3101_v1.0, whole genome shotgun sequence genome harbors these coding sequences:
- the LOC121264972 gene encoding LOW QUALITY PROTEIN: WRKY transcription factor 28-like (The sequence of the model RefSeq protein was modified relative to this genomic sequence to represent the inferred CDS: inserted 1 base in 1 codon), translated as MSDESKDQLYFHEYLFQDNQNLASGSSITGSYNHKPPASIAAASSAYSSQGFDPSNYMSFTECLQTPMDYNSMASAFGLSPSSSEVFASMESNPKPMEVGDLGGVGSDILVTPNSSISSSSTEVGAEEDSGKSSKDKQPKETEVGGESSKKVSKAKKKGDKKQREPRFAFMTKSEVDHLEDGYRWRKYGQKAVKNSPFPRSYYRCTTQKCTVKKRVERSFQDPSTVITTYEGQHNHPIPATLRGNAAAMFPPSMFTPPIGDDRPXIPQDFFAQMPHIISTSQAGGGTAPGSINYSQINPNNPHHQQYQLPHDYGLLQDIIPSMFLQQEP; from the exons ATGTCTGATGAATCTAAAGATCAGCTTTACTTCCATGAATATCTGTTCCAAGATAATCAGAATCTTGCCAGTGGGAGTAGTATTACTGGCTCGTACAATCACAAGCCTCCAGCTTCCATTGCTGCTGCTTCATCTGCTTACAGTTCGCAGGGTTTTGATCCTTCTAATTACATGAGCTTCACCGAGTGTTTGCAAACACCCATGGACTATAATTCCATGGCAAGCGCCTTCGGTTTGTCGCCTTCTTCCTCCGAAGTGTTTGCTTCAATGGAAAGCAACCCAAAGCCGATGGAAGTTGGAGATTTAGGTGGTGTTGGTAGTGATATTCTTGTGACTCCAAACTCCTCgatctcttcctcctccactgAGGTTGGTGCCGAAGAAGATTCAGGCAAGAGTAGTAAAGATAAGCAGCCAAAAGAAACAGAAGTTGGAGGGGAAAGCTCTAAGAAAGT GagcaaagcaaagaagaaaggagATAAGAAACAAAGGGAGCCACGGTTCGCCTTTATGACGAAGAGTGAGGTTGATCATCTGGAAGATGGATATAGATGGAGAAAGTATGGACAGAAGGCTGTCAAGAATAGCCCTTTTCCAAG GAGCTACTACCGGTGTACCACTCAGAAGTGCACGGTTAAGAAACGCGTTGAGAGGTCATTCCAAGATCCATCCACCGTGATTACTACATACGAAGGTCAGCACAACCACCCAATCCCCGCAACGCTTAGAGGAAATGCGGCTGCAATGTTCCCACCTTCCATGTTCACACCGCCGATAGGGGACGACCGAC TTATTCCCCAAGACTTTTTTGCTCAGATGCCTCATATTATTAGTACAAGCCAAGCTGGTGGGGGTACTGCACCTGGCTCCATTAATTACTCGCAGATTAATCCTAATAACCCTCATCACCAGCAGTATCAACTTCCTCATGACTACGGACTTTTGCAAGACATTATTCCTTCTATGTTCCTTCAACAAGAGCCATGA